In one Staphylococcus lutrae genomic region, the following are encoded:
- a CDS encoding NAD-dependent epimerase/dehydratase family protein, whose translation MKRIMITGALGQIGTELVAKCREIYGNDNVLATDIREPEADSIVAAGPFEVLDVTDENRMIQLVESFKPDTLMHMAALLSATCEQKPLLAWNLNMGGLINALETARKYRLQFFTPSSIGAFGPNTPKKNTPQVTIQRPNTMYGVNKVSGELLCDYYFTKFGVDTRSVRFPGLISYVKEPGGGTTDYAVDIYFQALREGRYTSYIAKDTYMDMMFMDDAIDAIIQLMEADGGKLIHRNAYNLSAMSLEPEMIKTAIQEHIPDFTLDYDVDPARQDIAESWPDNIDTSCARGEWGFNPQYDLEKMTVRMLEGIREKENHKVQ comes from the coding sequence ATGAAAAGAATAATGATTACAGGTGCACTAGGGCAAATTGGAACGGAACTTGTTGCGAAATGTCGAGAAATCTATGGGAATGACAATGTTTTAGCAACAGATATCCGTGAACCAGAGGCAGATTCTATCGTTGCTGCAGGCCCTTTTGAGGTGCTTGATGTCACAGATGAAAATAGAATGATACAATTAGTCGAATCGTTTAAACCTGATACGCTCATGCATATGGCGGCATTATTATCAGCGACTTGTGAACAAAAACCATTATTGGCTTGGAATTTGAATATGGGTGGTTTAATTAATGCATTAGAAACTGCTCGTAAATATCGCTTACAATTCTTCACACCGAGCTCAATTGGTGCATTTGGTCCGAATACCCCTAAGAAAAATACACCTCAAGTCACCATACAACGTCCGAATACGATGTACGGTGTGAATAAAGTTTCTGGGGAACTTCTATGTGACTATTACTTCACTAAATTTGGAGTGGATACACGTAGCGTCCGTTTTCCTGGTTTGATTTCTTATGTGAAAGAACCAGGTGGAGGAACGACAGACTATGCGGTAGATATATATTTTCAAGCACTTCGTGAGGGACGATATACAAGTTATATTGCTAAAGACACCTATATGGATATGATGTTTATGGACGATGCCATTGATGCCATTATTCAATTGATGGAAGCGGATGGCGGAAAATTGATCCACCGTAATGCATATAACTTAAGTGCGATGAGCCTTGAGCCTGAAATGATTAAAACAGCGATTCAAGAGCATATTCCTGATTTTACATTAGATTATGATGTCGATCCTGCCCGTCAAGACATTGCGGAAAGTTGGCCAGACAATATTGATACAAGTTGTGCACGTGGAGAATGGGGCTTTAATCCACAATATGATTTAGAGAAGATGACTGTGCGTATGCTTGAAGGTATTCGCGAAAAAGAAAATCATAAAGTGCAATAA